A genomic stretch from Pomacea canaliculata isolate SZHN2017 linkage group LG2, ASM307304v1, whole genome shotgun sequence includes:
- the LOC112555324 gene encoding uncharacterized protein LOC112555324 produces QQQQAQQQQKPSVPKQEKELTPEEAKALTQRYLDVAKKIHEYEKRNIPKTLSLKKEHLASLMQATKESEENYKKATAKVAQEKADVDKLQTPSVRAFFKDQESFDEKMSKEQEEYLEAVSEQEVAKKQLDMVTAQKKPLEEEVATLSKEMEALMKMHDDLDIILELFNGRYGSELENKLETECEVLLDKNERIMAAKYKWTYAQILLQHAVRQLWFACCRWIELSRVPPQHLQQKYYMATEVRNNLIAASSNIVNAKRYLNNIRFPYCEPGEIATLQRACNNVYVDMRTPDRHQHAFQCYDVTFKRAAALLQWFDSVIKNHIDKDLVTVKTELQLKEKALRSERIRLMKEKIGPEAASLVIHEHDFDASDVKLDPEKVAVSKPDKPEGSGEAPEFDDKGPPASTPLPANELAPPPSAEELFGKIQQLKEQHKKEMEEFDEVQETNKTRMEQGLQEKIRARKNRRMAAMIEQ; encoded by the exons cagcagcaacaagcacaacaacagcagaaaccATCTGTgccaaaacaggaaaaagag CTGACACCAGAGGAAGCAAAAGCACTGACTCAGCGTTACTTGGATGTTGCCAAGAAAATCCATGAGTATGAGAAGCGTAACATTCCTAAAAccctttctttgaaaaaagagCATCTTGCCAGTCTTATGCAAGCTACCAAGGAGTCAGAAGAGAACTACAAAAAAGCTACAGCTAAAGT GGCCCAGGAAAAAGCAGATGTAGATAAACTTCAAACTCCATCTGTACGTGCATTCTTCAAGGACCAAGAGTCTTTTGATGAGAAGATGTCCAAGGAGCAG GAAGAATACCTGGAAGCTGTCAGTGAACAAGAGGTGGCCAAAAAGCAATTGGACATGGTAACAGCACAAAAAAAGCCTTTGGAAGAAGAGGTGGCTACACTAAGCAAAGAGATGGAGGCACTCATGAAAATGCATGATGACCTGGACATTATTTTAG AACTTTTCAATGGTCGATATGGCAGTGAGCTAGAGAACAAGCTTGAGACAGAGTGCGAAGTGCTTCTTGACAAGAATGAAAGGATTATGGCTGCCAAATACAAGTGGACCTATGCACAGATCCTTCTTCAGCATGCTGTCCGACAGCTATGGTTTGCCTGCTGCCGATGGATAGAACTGAGCAGAGTTCCACCAca ACATCTCCAGCAGAAGTACTACATGGCCACTGAGGTCAGAAACAATCTCATTGCAGCATCCTCCAACATTGTGAATGCCAAGCGCTACTTAAACAACATCAGATTCCCATACTGTGAGCCAGGGGAAATCGCAACATTACAACGAGCGTGCAACAATGTCTATGTTGACATGAGGACACCTGACCGACATCAGCATGCATTCCAGTGTTACGATGTCACATTTAAGCGTGCTGCAGCTTTGCTTCAGTGGTTTGACAGT GTTATAAAAAATCATATTGATAAAGATCTAGTCACAGTAAAGACAGAACTGCAGCTCAAAGAAAAGGCCCTGCGCTCTGAACGGATACGAttgatgaaagagaaaattggTCCTGAGGCAGCAAGTCTTGTGATTCATGAGCATG ATTTTGATGCCAGTGATGTAAAGCTAGATCCTGAAAAGGTTGCTGTGAGCAAGCCAGACAAACCTGAAGGTTCTGGAGAA GCACCTGAGTTTGATGACAAGGGACCACCTGCTTCCACTCCACTGCCTGCCAATGAGTTGGCTCCCCCTCCTTCTGCAGAAGAACTCTTTG GTAAGATACAGCAGCTAAAAGAACAGCACAAGAAGGAAATGGAAGAGTTTGATGAAGTCCAGGAAACCAACAAAACCCGCATGGAGCAAGGCCTGCAAGAAAAAATAAGAGCTCGCAAAAACCGTCGCATGGCTGCCATGATAGagcaataa